In Cololabis saira isolate AMF1-May2022 chromosome 14, fColSai1.1, whole genome shotgun sequence, a single genomic region encodes these proteins:
- the LOC133459441 gene encoding mothers against decapentaplegic homolog 9-like isoform X2, giving the protein MNSSTSITSLFSFTSPAVKRLLGWKQGDEEEKWAEKAVDSLVKKLKKKKGAMEELERALSCPGQPSKCVTIPRSLDGRLQVSHRKGLPHVIYCRVWRWPDLQSHHELKALECCEFPFGSKQKDICVNPYHYRRVETPVLPPVLVPRHSEFNPQHSLLAKFRNASLHNEPLMPQNATYPDSFPPLPGSSFSSSPTSSLTQSPTSQSYPDSPNSSAEPGSPYHITAETPPPPYSMMETTPPEDVKPSNSTETTKLTFSAPHRGLHLYYVGGEVYAECLSDSSIFVQSRNCNFQHGFHPTTVCKIPSGCSLKIFNNQLFAQLLAQSVNHGFEVVYELTKMCTIRMSFVKGWGAEYHRQDVTSTPCWIEVHLHGPLQWLDKVLTQMGSPHNPISSVS; this is encoded by the exons ATGAACTCCTCTACCTCCATTACGTCCCTGTTCTCCTTCACCAGCCCGGCGGTGAAGCGGCTGCTTGGCTGGAAACAAGGGGATGAGGAGGAGAAATGGGCAGAAAAGGCTGTAGATTCTCTAGTGAAGAAgctaaagaagaagaagggtGCGATGGAGGAGCTGGAGAGAGCGCTCAGCTGTCCCGGCCAGCCCA GTAAATGCGTGACGATCCCGCGGTCGCTGGACGGGAGGCTGCAGGTTTCCCACAGGAAGGGTCTTCCTCACGTCATCTACTGCCGGGTGTGGCGCTGGCccgacctgcagtcccaccacGAGCTGAAGGCCCTGGAGTGCTGCGAGTTCCCCTTCGGCTCCAAGCAGAAGGACATCTGCGTCAACCCGTACCACTACCGGCGCGTGGAGACTCCAG TGCTGCCACCGGTTCTGGTCCCGCGCCACAGCGAGTTCAACCCCCAGCACAGCCTGCTGGCCAAGTTCAGGAATGCGTCCCTGCACAACGAGCCTCTGATGCCCCAGAACGCCACCTACCCAGACTCCTTCCCTCCACTGCCcggctcctccttctcctcctcccctaCCTCTTCCCTGACCCAGTCCCCCACATCACAGAGTTACCCCGACTCCCCCAACAGCTCTGCAGAACCTGGAAGTCCGTATCACATCACCG CGGAGACTCCTCCACCTCCCTACAGCATGATGGAGACGACCCCTCCGGAGGACGTGAAGCCAAGCAACTCCACAGAAACCACTAAACTCACCTTTTCTGCTCCACACAGAG GTTTACACCTGTACTACGTGGGCGGGGAGGTGTATGCAGAATGCCTGagtgacagcagcatcttcgtccAGAGCCGCAACTGTAATTTCCAGCACGGCTTCCACCCGACCACCGTGTGCAAGATCCCCAGCGGCTGCAGCCTGAAGATCTTCAACAACCAGCTGTTTGCTCAGCTCCTCGCCCAGTCCGTCAACCACGGCTTTGAGGTGGTCTACGAGCTCACCAAGATGTGCACCATCCGCATGAGTTTCGTTAAG GGCTGGGGGGCAGAATACCACCGCCAGGACGTGACCAGCACCCCCTGCTGGATAGAAGTGCACCTGCACGGCCCTCTGCAGTGGCTGGACAAGGTGCTGACGCAGATGGGCTCGCCACACAACCCCATCTCCTCCGTGTCATAA
- the LOC133459441 gene encoding mothers against decapentaplegic homolog 9-like isoform X1, with product MNSSTSITSLFSFTSPAVKRLLGWKQGDEEEKWAEKAVDSLVKKLKKKKGAMEELERALSCPGQPSKCVTIPRSLDGRLQVSHRKGLPHVIYCRVWRWPDLQSHHELKALECCEFPFGSKQKDICVNPYHYRRVETPVLPPVLVPRHSEFNPQHSLLAKFRNASLHNEPLMPQNATYPDSFPPLPGSSFSSSPTSSLTQSPTSQSYPDSPNSSAEPGSPYHITAETPPPPYSMMETTPPEDVKPSNSTETTKLTFSAPHRDLRPVCYEEPEYWCSIAYYELNNRVGETFHASSRSVLVDGFTDPSNNKNRFCLGLLSNVNRNSTIEHTRRHIGKGLHLYYVGGEVYAECLSDSSIFVQSRNCNFQHGFHPTTVCKIPSGCSLKIFNNQLFAQLLAQSVNHGFEVVYELTKMCTIRMSFVKGWGAEYHRQDVTSTPCWIEVHLHGPLQWLDKVLTQMGSPHNPISSVS from the exons ATGAACTCCTCTACCTCCATTACGTCCCTGTTCTCCTTCACCAGCCCGGCGGTGAAGCGGCTGCTTGGCTGGAAACAAGGGGATGAGGAGGAGAAATGGGCAGAAAAGGCTGTAGATTCTCTAGTGAAGAAgctaaagaagaagaagggtGCGATGGAGGAGCTGGAGAGAGCGCTCAGCTGTCCCGGCCAGCCCA GTAAATGCGTGACGATCCCGCGGTCGCTGGACGGGAGGCTGCAGGTTTCCCACAGGAAGGGTCTTCCTCACGTCATCTACTGCCGGGTGTGGCGCTGGCccgacctgcagtcccaccacGAGCTGAAGGCCCTGGAGTGCTGCGAGTTCCCCTTCGGCTCCAAGCAGAAGGACATCTGCGTCAACCCGTACCACTACCGGCGCGTGGAGACTCCAG TGCTGCCACCGGTTCTGGTCCCGCGCCACAGCGAGTTCAACCCCCAGCACAGCCTGCTGGCCAAGTTCAGGAATGCGTCCCTGCACAACGAGCCTCTGATGCCCCAGAACGCCACCTACCCAGACTCCTTCCCTCCACTGCCcggctcctccttctcctcctcccctaCCTCTTCCCTGACCCAGTCCCCCACATCACAGAGTTACCCCGACTCCCCCAACAGCTCTGCAGAACCTGGAAGTCCGTATCACATCACCG CGGAGACTCCTCCACCTCCCTACAGCATGATGGAGACGACCCCTCCGGAGGACGTGAAGCCAAGCAACTCCACAGAAACCACTAAACTCACCTTTTCTGCTCCACACAGAG ATTTAAGGCCCGTGTGTTACGAAGAGCCCGAGTACTGGTGCTCCATAGCTTACTATGAGCTCAACAACCGGGTGGGGGAGACTTTCCACGCCTCGTCCCGCAGCGTGCTGGTGGACGGCTTCACGGACCCCTCCAACAACAAGAACCGCTTCTGCCTCGGCCTGCTCTCCAACGTCAACCGCAACTCCACCATCGAGCACACTCGCAGGCACATAGGCAAAG GTTTACACCTGTACTACGTGGGCGGGGAGGTGTATGCAGAATGCCTGagtgacagcagcatcttcgtccAGAGCCGCAACTGTAATTTCCAGCACGGCTTCCACCCGACCACCGTGTGCAAGATCCCCAGCGGCTGCAGCCTGAAGATCTTCAACAACCAGCTGTTTGCTCAGCTCCTCGCCCAGTCCGTCAACCACGGCTTTGAGGTGGTCTACGAGCTCACCAAGATGTGCACCATCCGCATGAGTTTCGTTAAG GGCTGGGGGGCAGAATACCACCGCCAGGACGTGACCAGCACCCCCTGCTGGATAGAAGTGCACCTGCACGGCCCTCTGCAGTGGCTGGACAAGGTGCTGACGCAGATGGGCTCGCCACACAACCCCATCTCCTCCGTGTCATAA